TCATTCCACCACTTTGGACGACCACCAGGAGCACCTCATGACTGACGCCCTCCGACCGGCCGCCGACTTCCTGTCGCGCCGCTCCGTCCCCGACCCACAGGCCCCCACGGTCCGCCCCCGGCGCCTGCGCACTACCCCGGCGATGCGGCGCCTGGCGCGCGAGCATGTCGTGGACCCGGCTGCCCTCATCCTGCCGGTGTTCGTACGCGAGGACATCGACACCCCCCGCCCCGTGGAGGCGATGCCGGGCGTCGTCCAGCACACGCTGGACTCACTGCGTCGCGAGGCCGCCGCCTGCGCCGAGGCCGGCATCGGCGCCATCGACCTGTTCGGTGTTCCCGCCACCCGCGACGAGGCCGGCACGGCGGCCTGGGCCGAGGACGGCATCCTCAACCGCGGGATCGCGGCCGTGCGCGCGGAGGTCGGGGACGAGGTCGTCGTGTGCGCGGACACCTGCCTGGACGAGTTCACCAGCCACGGCCACTGCGGCCTCATCCGCCCCGACGGCCCGCGCGCCGGCGAGGTCGACAACGACGCCACCCTGGCCACCTACCAAGCCATGGCCGTCTCCCAGGCGGAGGCCGGGGCGCACATGGTCTCACCCTCGGGAATGATGGACGGGCAGGTCGCCGCGATCCGCGCCGCC
This region of Actinomyces oris genomic DNA includes:
- the hemB gene encoding porphobilinogen synthase, translated to MTDALRPAADFLSRRSVPDPQAPTVRPRRLRTTPAMRRLAREHVVDPAALILPVFVREDIDTPRPVEAMPGVVQHTLDSLRREAAACAEAGIGAIDLFGVPATRDEAGTAAWAEDGILNRGIAAVRAEVGDEVVVCADTCLDEFTSHGHCGLIRPDGPRAGEVDNDATLATYQAMAVSQAEAGAHMVSPSGMMDGQVAAIRAALDATGHDDVAILAYSAKYASAYFGPFREAVGSTLTGDRRAYQQDPANRREGMREVMLDVAEGADIVMVKPAGPYLDVLADVAAASPVPVAAYQVSGEYAMVEAAAQRGWIDRERVIAESVLGIVRAGADMVLTYWAREIAENSALH